The following are from one region of the Silurus meridionalis isolate SWU-2019-XX chromosome 25, ASM1480568v1, whole genome shotgun sequence genome:
- the gltpd2b gene encoding glycolipid transfer protein domain-containing protein 2: protein MGVRGRATLAVIFIAVFLFSRWLYGGWGHHWDYCLKDSIKDDESVDLTASNASSQDSPPPLKVCPGQKFQMAYLLMHLQAAPVSTNDVLLKPYLASWDELIKFMDTLGPMVGIISQEIESKTSIIRELAKREEEKRKQHGQDSASHGIYVSVRSMIVSEMEQGLVNFGQFTESGCRTLLRLHRALLWVQLFLHNLADEKKETMARSPSELCREAYRLTLAQHHSWWVKKAAELAFVAIPDRQFFYKMMCVRTQAEAAGLLNRAVKAIQNVYNRTQVALKEHDMLALP from the exons ATGGGAGTAAGAGGAAGGGCCACCTTGGCTGTCATCTTCATCGCTGTCTTTCTGTTCTCTCGATGGCTCT atggtGGTTGGGGTCATCACTGGGACTATTGCCTAAAGGATTCCATTAAAGATGATGAG TCTGTCGATTTGACTGCGAGTAACGCCTCGTCGCAAGACAGTCCACCTCCACTGAAAGTGTGTCCAGGACAGAAATTTCAGATGGCGTATTTGCTGATGCATCTGCAGGCTGCACCTGTCTCTACCAATGATGTTTTGCTAAAGCCATATCTAGCCAGCTGGGATGAGCTCATCAA GTTCATGGACACCTTGGGACCAATGGTGGGTATAATCTCCCAAGAAATTGAGTCCAAGACTTCCATTATTCGCGAGCTTGCCaaaagagaggaggagaaaaggaaacAGCACGGACAAGACTCAGCCTCACATGGCATTTATGTTTCAGTGCGGTCCATGATCGTGTCAGAGATGGAGCAGGGTTTGGTGAACTTTGGCCAGTTCACCGAATCTGGTTGCAGGACTTTACTGCGTCTCCATCGGGCTCTCCTCTGGGTGCAGCTCTTTCTACACAACCTGGCTGATGAAAAGAAGGAAACAATGGCTCGCAGTCCGTCTGAGCTCTGCCGAGAGGCTTACCGCCTCACACTGGCACAACACCACTCGTGGTGGGTGAAGAAGGCGGCAGAGCTGGCGTTCGTGGCCATTCCTGACAGACAGTTCTTCTACAAAATGATGTGCGTGAGGACGCAGGCAGAGGCAGCAGGATTGTTAAACCGAGCGGTCAAAGCCATTCAAAATGTGTACAACAGGACTCAAGTGGCTTTGAAAGAACATGATATGCTAGCACTACCATAA
- the chrne gene encoding acetylcholine receptor subunit epsilon isoform X2: MDSQLSTASVSGNEESQLIAHIFKNYNKNIRPARHPEDKVDVQVKITLTNLISLNEKEETLTTSVWIEIQWSDYRLTWNPSDYYGIGVIRVPSNNVWLPDIVLENNIDGKFGVAYYANVLIYADSSIYWLPPAIYRSTCAIEITYFPFDWQNCTLVFRSQTYSANEINLILAVDLETNKSIEWVDIDPEAFTENGEWAIKHRPARKLINPRYTPDDLEYQEIYFNLIIQRKPLFYIINIILPCSLISSLVVLAYFMPAKAGGQKITVSISVLLAQTVFLFLIAQKVPETSLSVPLIGKYLIFVMSVTTVIVTNCIIVLNYSCRTPSTHTMNRKIKQIFLEVIPRFLGMTPLVDEGEDAGGMDGVRERRRSSFGLMQRAEEYVLKQPRSEMMFDKQRERHGLTRSIVDAIDVSTTASLYKSLAHAAPEIKECVDACNFIAENTREQNDIGSEMESWVLIGKMIDKVCFWVAMLLFSIGTVAIFLMGHFNQVPEYPFSWENKKYAPE, translated from the exons ATGGACAGCCAGCTTTCCACTGCCTCAG tCAGTGGAAACGAAGAGTCTCAGCTCATAGCACATATTTTTAAGAACTACAACAAAAACATCCGGCCAGCGAGGCACCCTGAAGACAAGGTGGACGTCCAGGTCAAGATCACTCTCACCAACCTCATCTCTCTG AACGAGAAAGAGGAGACTCTGACCACCAGCGTATGGATTGAGATT CAATGGTCTGACTATCGCCTGACATGGAACCCCTCAGACTACTATGGGATTGGTGTTATTCGTGTACCCTCAAACAATGTGTGGTTGCCGGATATAGTACTGGAGAACAA CATTGACGGAAAATTTGGTGTAGCATACTATGCTAATGTGCTAATCTACGCCGATAGCTCTATTTACTGGTTGCCCCCAGCCATTTACCGCAGCACCTGCGCTATAGAGATCACCTACTTCCCTTTCGACTGGCAAAACTGCACGCTGGTCTTCAG GTCTCAGACATACAGCGCTAACGAGATCAACTTGATCTTGGCCGTCGATTTGGAGACCAACAAGTCCATCGAGTGGGTGGATATCGACCCTGAAGCCTTCACTg AAAACGGTGAGTGGGCCATCAAGCATCGGCCAGCGCGCAAACTCATCAACCCACGCTACACACCAGACGACCTGGAGTACCAGGAGATCTATTTCAACCTCATTATCCAGAGGAAACCCCTGTTctacatcatcaacatcattcTGCCCTGCTCGCTCATCTCCTCGCTCGTCGTACTCGCCTACTTCATGCCTgctaaag CGGGAGGACAAAAGATAACCGTGTCCATCTCCGTCCTCCTCGCCCAAACTGTCTTCCTCTTTCTGATCGCTCAGAAGGTTCCGGAAACGTCCCTCTCTGTACCTCTTATAGGAAA GTACCTGATCTTCGTCATGTCTGTCACCACGGTGATCGTCACAAACTGCATCATTGTTCTCAACTACTCCTGCCGGACCCCGAGCACACACACCATGAATCGCAAAATCAAACAA ATTTTCTTGGAGGTGATCCCTCGGTTCCTGGGAATGACCCCACTGGTGGACGAGGGAGAGGACGCCGGAGGGATGGACGGAGTGAGGGAGAGGAGACGCAGCTCGTTTGGCTTGATGCAGCGGGCAGAGGAGTACGTGCTGAAACAGCCGAGGAGCGAGATGATGTTCGACaagcaaagagagagacacGGACTCACACGGTCAATCG TGGACGCTATAGATGTGAGCACCACTGCAAGCCTCTATAAGAGTTTGGCCCATGCTGCACCAGAGATTAAAGAGTGTGTGGACGCCTGTAACTTCATCGCAGAGAACACAAGGGAGCAGAATGACATTGgttca GAGATGGAGAGCTGGGTGCTGATTGGCAAGATGATCGACAAAGTCTGCTTCTGGGTGGCCATGTTGCTCTTTTCCATCGGAACGGTGGCCATTTTCCTCATGGGCCATTTCAACCAGGTCCCCGAGTACCCTTTCTCCTGGGAGAATAAAAAATACGCTCCTGAGTAA
- the chrne gene encoding acetylcholine receptor subunit epsilon isoform X1 codes for MAARTVWTCLVAVVLVHTVVLVSGNEESQLIAHIFKNYNKNIRPARHPEDKVDVQVKITLTNLISLNEKEETLTTSVWIEIQWSDYRLTWNPSDYYGIGVIRVPSNNVWLPDIVLENNIDGKFGVAYYANVLIYADSSIYWLPPAIYRSTCAIEITYFPFDWQNCTLVFRSQTYSANEINLILAVDLETNKSIEWVDIDPEAFTENGEWAIKHRPARKLINPRYTPDDLEYQEIYFNLIIQRKPLFYIINIILPCSLISSLVVLAYFMPAKAGGQKITVSISVLLAQTVFLFLIAQKVPETSLSVPLIGKYLIFVMSVTTVIVTNCIIVLNYSCRTPSTHTMNRKIKQIFLEVIPRFLGMTPLVDEGEDAGGMDGVRERRRSSFGLMQRAEEYVLKQPRSEMMFDKQRERHGLTRSIVDAIDVSTTASLYKSLAHAAPEIKECVDACNFIAENTREQNDIGSEMESWVLIGKMIDKVCFWVAMLLFSIGTVAIFLMGHFNQVPEYPFSWENKKYAPE; via the exons ATGGCGGCCCGGACTGTCTGGACTTGTTTGGTTGCCGTTGTGCTTGTGCATACAGTAGTTCTAG tCAGTGGAAACGAAGAGTCTCAGCTCATAGCACATATTTTTAAGAACTACAACAAAAACATCCGGCCAGCGAGGCACCCTGAAGACAAGGTGGACGTCCAGGTCAAGATCACTCTCACCAACCTCATCTCTCTG AACGAGAAAGAGGAGACTCTGACCACCAGCGTATGGATTGAGATT CAATGGTCTGACTATCGCCTGACATGGAACCCCTCAGACTACTATGGGATTGGTGTTATTCGTGTACCCTCAAACAATGTGTGGTTGCCGGATATAGTACTGGAGAACAA CATTGACGGAAAATTTGGTGTAGCATACTATGCTAATGTGCTAATCTACGCCGATAGCTCTATTTACTGGTTGCCCCCAGCCATTTACCGCAGCACCTGCGCTATAGAGATCACCTACTTCCCTTTCGACTGGCAAAACTGCACGCTGGTCTTCAG GTCTCAGACATACAGCGCTAACGAGATCAACTTGATCTTGGCCGTCGATTTGGAGACCAACAAGTCCATCGAGTGGGTGGATATCGACCCTGAAGCCTTCACTg AAAACGGTGAGTGGGCCATCAAGCATCGGCCAGCGCGCAAACTCATCAACCCACGCTACACACCAGACGACCTGGAGTACCAGGAGATCTATTTCAACCTCATTATCCAGAGGAAACCCCTGTTctacatcatcaacatcattcTGCCCTGCTCGCTCATCTCCTCGCTCGTCGTACTCGCCTACTTCATGCCTgctaaag CGGGAGGACAAAAGATAACCGTGTCCATCTCCGTCCTCCTCGCCCAAACTGTCTTCCTCTTTCTGATCGCTCAGAAGGTTCCGGAAACGTCCCTCTCTGTACCTCTTATAGGAAA GTACCTGATCTTCGTCATGTCTGTCACCACGGTGATCGTCACAAACTGCATCATTGTTCTCAACTACTCCTGCCGGACCCCGAGCACACACACCATGAATCGCAAAATCAAACAA ATTTTCTTGGAGGTGATCCCTCGGTTCCTGGGAATGACCCCACTGGTGGACGAGGGAGAGGACGCCGGAGGGATGGACGGAGTGAGGGAGAGGAGACGCAGCTCGTTTGGCTTGATGCAGCGGGCAGAGGAGTACGTGCTGAAACAGCCGAGGAGCGAGATGATGTTCGACaagcaaagagagagacacGGACTCACACGGTCAATCG TGGACGCTATAGATGTGAGCACCACTGCAAGCCTCTATAAGAGTTTGGCCCATGCTGCACCAGAGATTAAAGAGTGTGTGGACGCCTGTAACTTCATCGCAGAGAACACAAGGGAGCAGAATGACATTGgttca GAGATGGAGAGCTGGGTGCTGATTGGCAAGATGATCGACAAAGTCTGCTTCTGGGTGGCCATGTTGCTCTTTTCCATCGGAACGGTGGCCATTTTCCTCATGGGCCATTTCAACCAGGTCCCCGAGTACCCTTTCTCCTGGGAGAATAAAAAATACGCTCCTGAGTAA